Proteins found in one Megalobrama amblycephala isolate DHTTF-2021 linkage group LG5, ASM1881202v1, whole genome shotgun sequence genomic segment:
- the syncripl gene encoding synaptotagmin binding, cytoplasmic RNA interacting protein, like, translating into MATEHINGNGTDEPVESSAAVTHSEHFQTLLEAGLPRQVAVKLDEIYIAGLVSHSDLDDRAIEALKEFNEEGALQVLLQFKDSDLSHVQNKSAFLCGVMKTYRQREKQGTKVSDSTKGPDEAKIKALLERTGYTLDVTTGQRKYGGPPPGSTHAGVQPTVGTEIFVGKIPRDLFEDELVPLFEKAGPIWDLRLMMDPLSGLNRGYAFVTFCTKEAAQEAVKLCNNNEIRPGKHIGVCISVANNRLFVGSIPKSKTKDQIVEEFAKVTEGLNDVILYHQPDDKKKNRGFCFLEYEDHKTAAQARRRLMSGKVKVWGNVVTVEWADPIEDPDPEVMAKVKVLFVRNLASTVTEEHLEKTFCQFGKLERVKKLKDYAFIHFDERDGAVKALAEMNGKDLEGEQIEIVFAKPPDQKRKERKAQRQAAKTQMYDEYYYYGPPHMHAPTRVRGRGARGGYSYPHDYYSYEDYYDYYGYDYHNYRGGYDDPYYGYDDFQAHVRGRGNRGARGPTLSRGRGSTNTRGRAGFSQRIGPGSSRGGRGSRGGVQQRCRVGKGVEAGPDQVV; encoded by the exons GGCTCGTGTCTCACAGCGATCTCGATGATCGGGCGATTGAAGCACTGAAAGAGTTCAATGAAGAAGGTGCACTGCAAGTTCTCCTGCAGTTTAAAGACAGCGACCTGTCGCATGTTCAG AATAAAAGTGCCTTCCTCTGCGGCGTGATGAAGACATACAGACAGAGGGAGAAACAGGGGACCAAAGTGTCAGACTCCACTAAAGGACCAGATGAGGCCAAAATCAAA GCTTTGCTCGAGAGAACTGGCTATACGCTTGATGTGACGACAGGCCAGCGCAAGTACGGTGGTCCTCCTCCAGGGTCGACCCATGCCGGAGTACAGCCCACCGTCGGCACAGAG ATTTTTGTGGGAAAGATCCCGAGAGATCTGTTTGAAGATGAGCTGGTCCCTCTGTTTGAGAAAGCTGGGCCTATATGGGATCTGCGTCTGATGATGGACCCCCTCAGCGGGCTGAACCGAGGATACGCCTTCGTCACCTTCTGCACTAAAGAGGCTGCGCAGGAAGCGGTCAAACTT TGTAACAACAACGAAATTCGACCTGGTAAACACATCGGCGTATGCATCTCTGTTGCCAACAATCGTCTTTTTGTGGGGTCCATCCCTAAGAGCAAAACTAAGGACCAGATCGTGGAGGAGTTTGCCAAAGTTACTG AGGGCTTGAATGACGTCATCTTATATCACCAGCCTGATGACAAAAAGAAGAATCGAGGCTTCTGCTTCTTGGAGTACGAGGATCATAAAACGGCAGCCCAAGCGCGACGTAGGTTAATGAGTGGCAAAGTGAAGGTTTGGGGGAATGTGGTGACGGTAGAATGGGCTGATCCCATAGAAGACCCCGACCCCGAAGTCATGGCCAAG GTCAAAGTCCTTTTTGTAAGAAACCTGGCAAGCACAGTAACGGAAGAACATCTCGAGAAGACGTTCTGTCAGTTTGGCAAACTGGAAAGGGTTAAAAAACTTAAAGACTACGCCTTCATCCACTTCGATGAGAGAGATGGTGCTGTTAAG GCTCTAGCTGAAATGAATGGGAAGGATTTGGAAGGGGAACAAATTGAAATTGTCTTTGCAAAGCCGCCTGATCAGAAGAGGAAAGAGCGAAAGGCCCAGAGACAAGCTGCTAAAACTCAAAT GTATGATGAATATTATTACTACGGCCCACCGCATATGCACGCCCCGACAAGAGTGAGAGGCCGAGGAGCTCGAGGAGGTTATTCGTATCCCCATGACTATTACAGCTATGAAGATTATTACGATTACTATGGCTATGACTATCACAACTACCGAGGCGGATACGACGACCCCTACTACGGCTACGATGACTTTCAAGCTCACGTTAGAGGAAGAGGCAACAGAGGAGCCCGTGGCCCCACACTGTCCAGAGGCCGTGGCTCAACCAATACCCGAGGACGGGCCGGTTTCTCTCAGCGCATCGGTCCGGGATCCAGCCGAGGCGGCCGAGGCTCCAGAGGAGGCGTCCAGCAGAGATGTCGAGTG GGAAAGGGGGTCGAGGCTGGTCCTGACCAGGTAGTATGA